The following coding sequences are from one Scomber scombrus chromosome 20, fScoSco1.1, whole genome shotgun sequence window:
- the znf438 gene encoding zinc finger protein 438 — translation MKSLQFRSIAPKAPAVVPSPSPAVLSCQPPSALPEATTASSPKSIIVPTQNYALMQIAGQDGTFSLVALPPSVSSQTPQQQPQQTQSIQKNLKLPIPRYQPVRSKGTTDKVRSPPLATRVKTPSKVASTTQTKVSKASSVMKKNQQESKNTKEALVPKEEPSDQVILIDPASSDISVTALLPDNAVLYPGSQLERAPDGSERPATTGLIKNLQYPPAAVKTSPGKTQEQSKTTVRLCQSKPTAAQPSSSITVLSPAIFSKAVQIIPSPPKGKLPILPYSKMKSTLIPAAKLSLSPEKKGFSSQTGLTSPLDPTSKTLETTEALGHNQVPNSTLQRPAKTTLMPVLGPLQKPPGKKRGRKRKTMEDILAFEARKKRSLSFFCRRVPEKPPAVAPGSKPKEVDISKKYRSIRPKPMLVMETVPQLVSLPGITPDGQEQELVLGHHLSTPTTTKTLDCPPQPAPVTLHLRGASHPRVFIGSRPLHRCPTCSRCFQFKHHLQSHMNSHTNSQPYVCPVCRKAYAHSGSLSTHMKLHHSDVRPRRSLSCEFCEKSFGYVGVYFSHLREVHKVVLTVEPSISHHEDDMSVEGANSPETSDEQDREDPVELQIKCGRCQAITPTFADMKMHLLYVHGEEVQVRLREGQQPRGGREAENELVKHAAHYWRQLNEKRNLVKCGSCDEEFFSFSKLKRHIMSHHRGREGEDSGTFSSPESSVGLGVLAAGSAFNCVLCREVLDTKEKVMEHWRSHHHCEQPGLLWAAFSSYSGQEEGEADGDLDTPAPSPH, via the exons ATGAAGAGCCTTCAGTTCCGGAGCATTGCCCCAAAGGCCCCAGCCGTGGTGCCCTCCCCCTCCCCTGCGGTCCTGTCCTGCCAGCCTCCCTCTGCCCTCCCTGAGGCAACCACCGCCTCCAGCCCCAAGTCCATCATTGTACCCACCCAAAACTATGCACTGATGCAAATAGCAGGTCAGGATGGCACTTTCTCTCTGGTGGCGCTGCCCCCTTCTGTATCCTCTCAGACACCacagcaacaaccacaacaaaccCAGTCAATCCAAAAGAACCTAAAGTTACCCATTCCCAGATACCAGCCAGTCAGAAGCAAGGGGACCACAGATAAAGTCAGATCACCACCACTAGCTACCAGGGTGAAAACTCCCTCCAAGGTTGCTTCGACAACACAAACAAAGGTGAGCAAGGCATCATCAGTGATGAAGAAAAATCAACAGGAGTCCAAGAACACAAAAGAAGCCCTAGTGCCCAAAGAGGAACCTTCAGATCAGGTAATTCTCATTGACCCGGCTTCCTCTGACATCTCTGTAACCGCTCTGCTACCGGACAACGCTGTCCTGTATCCAGGCTCTCAGTTGGAGCGAGCGCCAGATGGCTCTGAACGACCTGCTACAACTGGCCTTATTAAGAATCTCCAGTACCCCCCTGCTGCTGTCAAAACCTCCCCAGGCAAAACCCAGGAGCAAAGTAAGACTACAGTGAGGCTGTGCCAATCCAAGCCCACTGCAGCCCAACCATCAAGCAGCATCACTGTCCTGTCCCCTGCCATCTTCAGCAAAGCAGTCCAGATTATCCCATCCCCACCTAAGGGTAAACTGCCCATTCTGCCCTACTCTAAAATGAAGAGCACCCTCATCCCAGCTGCCAAGCTCAGTTTGTCCCCAGAAAAGAAAGGTTTCTCAAGCCAGACAGGACTCACCAGCCCCTTAGATCCTACATCCAAGACCCTGGAGACAACTGAGGCTTTGGGTCATAACCAGGTGCCAAACTCCACTCTACAGCGCCCGGCCAAGACCACACTCATGCCTGTGTTGGGACCTCTCCAGAAACCACCTGgcaagaaaagagggaggaagcgaaaaacaatggaggacatctTGGCATTTGAGGCCCGAAAGAAAAGGTCCTTGTCTTTCTTCTGTAGAAGGGTCCCTGAGAAACCGCCTGCAGTTGCTCCAGGCTCGAAACCGAAGGAAGTTGATATTTCAAAAAAGTACCGCAGCATTCGACCCAAGCCCATGCTGGTTATGGAGACAGTTCCCCAGCTGGTTAGCTTGCCCGGCATTACCCCAGATGGCCAAGAACAGGAGCTTGTTCTCGGTCATCACCTCTCCACCCCCACCACAACCAAGACCCTGGACTGTCCTCCCCAACCAGCCCCGGTAACCCTCCACTTGAGAGGTGCCTCCCATCCCAGAGTGTTTATAGGGAGTCGACCACTCCACCGTTGCCCGACCTGCAGCCGCTGTTTCCAGTTCAAGCATCACCTCCAGAGCCACATGAACAGTCACACCAACAGTCAGCCATACGTCTGCCCAGTCTGCCGCAAAGCGTACGCTCACTCAGGCAGCCTGAGCACACATATGAAGCTTCACCACTCCGACGTACGCCCACGTCGGTCTCTGAGCTGCGAGTTCTGCGAGAAGTCTTTTGGATATGTGGGGGTGTACTTCAGTCACCTGAGAGAGGTACACAAGGTGGTGCTGACCGTGGAGCCGTCCATAAGCCATCATGAGGATGACATGTCTGTTGAGGG GGCCAACTCCCCAGAGACGTCTGACGAGCAGGATCGTGAAGACCCCGTGGAACTGCAGATCAAATGCGGCCGCTGCCAGGCAATCACTCCCACCTTTGCTGACATGAAGATGCACTTGCTTTACGTGCACGGGGAGGAGGTCCAGGTTCGACTCCGCGAAGGCCAGCAACCTCGGGGGGGTCGCGAAGCCGAGAACGAGCTGGTAAAGCACGCCGCCCACTACTGGAGGCAGCTCAACGAGAAGCGCAACCTGGTGAAGTGTGGCAGCTGCGACGAGgagttcttctctttctctaaGCTCAAGAGGCACATCATGTCCCACcacagaggaagggaaggggagGACAGTGGAACCTTCTCATCACCAGAGAGCAGCGTGGGCCTCGGGGTCCTCGCAGCAGGTTCAGCCTTTAACTGTGTGCTCTGCAGAGAGGTGTTGGACACTAAAGAGAAGGTTATGGAGCACTGGAGGAGTCACCATCACTGTGAGCAGCCTGGCTTGCTATGGGCTGCCTTTAGCTCCTACTCTGGCCAGGAAGAGGGTGAAGCAGACGGGGATCTAGACACTCCTGCTCCAAGTCCACACTAG